CGTGCTCGAAGACCAGGTAGGTCGCGGTGGCCACGTTCGCGTCGACCGGGGACAGGCCCGGCATCGCCAGCAGCGCGTTGACCAGGGAGCTCTTCCCGCGATTGGTCTCGCCGACGACCACCACCGACGGCTTCTTCGGCCGGGCCTTGCGCAGGTCCTCCACCCAGCGGGCGGACTGCGGGTCCAGCTCGCGCAGCAGCGCCAGCAGGGTCTCCCTGGCCTGCTTCACCTGCGCGGGCAGGGTGGGCTTACCGATCGATCCGAGTGCGGCTGGTGCGGTCACGCACCAAAGGCTATCTACTTCCGCGTGTAGACGGTGACAATCGGCGCACGAAGCAGCCGGTCGCGATCGGCGAAGCCGACCACCTCGGTCTCCGCGACGACGCCGTCCAATGCCGGGTCCTCGGTCGGCACCGCGCCGCCCGCCTCGTGCACCGCCGGGTCGAAGCGCTCACCGTCCGGGCGCAACGCCCGTACCCCGACCTCGGCCAGGCCCTGTTCCAGGCGTTCCACCACACCGCCGCTGCGCGCGCGGTCCAGCGCGTACAGGCACAGCTGGATCAGCGTTTGCCGTTCGACGGACGCCTGGTCCACGTCCCCGCCGGGCACGATCACTCCTACGGGCTCCACATCGGGTTCCGACGCGGTGGCCGGTGCGGTGGTTCCGTCCACGGACTCGATGATTTCGGCGAGGCTGGTCGCGGCGATCTTGCTGGTCGGCTCGTCGGCCGTGTCACCAACGTCGATCCGGTCGTTCTTGCGGGACCACAACGACATCCCAGCCACCCCCACACCCCGAACGTTCTCCGGGCAGAAAATAGCTCAGGGTCCCCGTCGCTCGCCGATGAGTACGGCAAGTCCGTCCAGGATTCGCTCGAGTCCGAAGGCCAGCGCGTTGTCCTGACCGCCGTCGGCCGCCTCCGCCACCGCCGCGGCCATGGCCGGGAAGCGCTCGCCGTGCTCGGCCATCAGCGCGCCGAGCGTGCGGGAGAAGTCGGCTTCCGGGGTGGCCGAGTTCCTGGCCTGCTCGGCGATGGCGCGCAGGTGCCCGGTGAGCGTGGCGACGGCGTCGAGGCGTTCGGCGCCGGTCAAGCCGGTGCCTTCGAGCGCGGCCAGCGCGCGTTCGACCCAGCCGAGTTCGAACGGGCCCCACACACGCGGGCACAGGGAGCTGTCGAGCAGCCACGGGTGCCGCTCCAGCACCGCGTACATCAGCAGGCACCACTCGCCGAGCTGGGTGCGCCAGTCGCCGTCGGCCAGGTCGACCGGCTCGCCGAAGGCCCGGTCGGTCATCACCGCGACCAGGTCGGCCTTGCCCGGCACGTGCCGGTAGAGCGACATCTTGGTGAAGCCGAGTTCGTCGGCGATCCGCTGCATGGACACCGCGGCCAGGCCTTCGGCGTCGGCGATGCCGGTCGCCACCGCGACGATCCGGTCCACGCTGAGCACCGGCTTCGGGCCGCGAGCACCGGGGGCGCGAGGCTCCCACAGCAGCCCGGCCCCGGGCGCGCCGTCGATCGCCGTCACGGGGTGCTCCTCGCGAAAACCACTTGCCAACAGAACTGCTTCCACTGTACACAGTAATTAACTGTTTCCGGTGGATACTGTTTGAGGGGGCTGCATGAGCGGCAAGAACGTGCTGATCTCCGGCGCCAGCGTGGCCGGACCGGCACTGGCCTACTGGCTGGGCCACTACGGCTTCCGGCCGACCGTGGTCGAGGTGGCCCCGGCGCCGCGCGAAGGCGGTTACGCGGTGGACTTCCGCGGGGAAGTGCACTTGAGCGTGCTGGAGCGGATGGGCGTGCTCGAGCAGATCCGCGCGCAGCAGACCGGCGGCATACCGATCCGGTTCGTCGACGAACGCGACCGGGTGCGGCTGGAGCTGCCGATCGAGTTCGCCGGTGGCGCGGTGGAGATCCGCCGCTCCGACCTGTCCACGATCCTGCGGGAGCACAGCGCGAACACCACCGAGTACGTCTTCGGCGACTCCATCAGCGAGCTGACCGACACCGGCAGCGACACAGGCGGCGTGCACGTCGTGTTCGAAAGCGGCACCGAGCGCACCTTCGACCTGGTCATCGGGGCGGATGGCCTGCATTCGAACGTGCGCAAGCTGGCCTTCGGACCGGAGGAGCGGTTCGTCAGCCACCTCGGTTACTACGTCGCGGGCTGGGAAATGCCGGCGCCGTCCTGGCTGGGCACGGCCGCGGTCGGCCTCAACCGGCCGGGCAAGTACGCCTCGGCCGCGATCGACCACCTGAACCCGGCGATGGCCGGTGCCTACGTGCTGTTCGAATCACCGGAGCTCGAGTACCACCGGCGGGACGCCGACCAGCAGAAACGGCTCATCGCCGAGCACCTGGCCGGGATGGGCTGGCGGGTGCCGGAGATCCTGGACACGCTTCCGGCGGCGGAACAGCTGTACTTCGATTCGATCAGCCGCGTCGACGTGCCGAACTGGTCGACCGGCCGGATCGGGCTGATCGGCGACGCCGCGTGCGGGGCCACCCTCGGCGGCATGGGCACCGGAACCGCGATCGTCGCGGCCTACGTGCTGGCTGGCGAGCTGGCCCGCGCCGACCACCGCACCGCGTTCACCCGCTATGAGAACCTGCTGCGCGACTTCGCCACGGAGTGCCAGAAGGGCGGCGACCGCACCGGCAGGTTCCTCGCCCCCGGCTCCGCCTTCGCCATCTGGCTGCGTAACAAAGCACTGAGCAACAAACTGCTGCTGAAGCTGATGCTCAAAGCGGGGGAGGACCTCAGCTCGAACGTCAGCCTGCCGGATTATCGGTACGAATCTGCTGCCAGATGAGGAAGTACGCCCGGTGCACCACGTGCGCGACCCGGCTCTGCGCCGGGGTCGCGCCGAAGGAGGCGAACGAGCGCCACCAGCCGGCGCGTTCGAGCGCGTAGGCCGCCAGTTCCGGCCGCGGGCGGCCGGGCATGCCGAGCTGGGCGCCGATGTCGGCGTTGCTGCCGACCCGCAGCACCTCCTCGGACAGGTCCTCCGGCATGTCGACCGCGCCGGAGGCGACCAGGGTCAGCGCCTCCAGCAGGCGCAGCTGGTGCGCCTCGGGCTTGGCCAGCAGCACCTCGATCGCGTCGTGCACGCGCTGGCGTTCGGCCGGATCACCGGAGGCGTGCGCCAGCGCGGTCACCGACGCGAGCGCGGCGGCGGCCTTGATGCCGTCGGCACGGGCGGCGAACACCATCGCCAGCCGGGCGCGCACGGCGGCCAGCCCGGAGGCGTCGAGCAGCTTGCGGCGCAACGCGCCCGCGGTCAGCTCCGGCTCGGCGCGGATCGCGTCGATCGCGCAGCGGATGCCGTAGAGGTCCAGCTTCTCCAGCAACCGCAGGCGGATGCCGGACGGGACGTCGCACTCCCAGGTGGTGAAGATGTCCGCGGAGATCAGCATGGTCTCCAGCGAGGCGTCGTCGACCTCGGAGAGCTGGCGGAGCGCGTCGGCGTCGGCGGAGGTGAAGGCACCCGACTCGGCGGACTCGGCGAGCAGGCCGATCACCGGCAGCACGTCGGCCACCCGCGGCTTCAGCGTGGCGGCCTGCTTCTCGGCGAGCATGGTCGCGGCCTTCCACACGTCGTCACCGGCGCCGTCCACCGACTCCGGCGCGATCGTGTCGGCCTTGTTGAGCACCGCGATCGCGTTCACCGGGCCAGCCTCGCGGCTGGCCGTGGCGGCGGTGAAGGCGGCCAGCGCCTGCTGGTCGTCGGCGCGCACGCCCTGGGTGACCACGTAGAGCACGGCCTCGGCACCGGCCACCGCGTTGCGGGAGGTGTCGTCGAGTTCGTCGGAGCCGGTTTCCTCGTCCCCGTCCTTGCGGTGCTTCGCCGCGCCGAGCAGTTCCTCGGTGCGCGAGACCGACGCGGCGTCGAGCGAGCCGAGGCCGGGGGTGTCGATCACCGTCATGCCCTGGAGCACGGCGTTGGTCAGGTAGGCCTCCAGGTGCGACACCTCGTCGATGTTCACGCCCAGCTCGGCCGGGATGCTGCCGTCCGGCGCGAACGGCAGCACCTGCTTGCGGCCGTCGGTGAACACCACCTCGACCCGGTCCACCGTGCCGTACTGGAAGCGGGTGACCAGCCGGGTGCACTCGCCCACGTCGGTGGGCGCCACCCGGCGCCCGATCAGCGCGTTGACCAGTGTCGACTTGCCCGACTTGATCCGGCCGGCCACGGCCACCTGCAGCGGCGCGCCGAGCCGGCGCATCACCTCGGCGAACCCGGCCGCGGTGCGCGCGGAGACCTGGGACTGCAACCGGTGGCAGAGATTGCCGACCGAGGTGGACAGGGGCCCCGCGAGGCGCCCACCCTGTTCCGCCGGTGCCGTCACGCGCTTCCCTCCCCGATGCTCCGGGCTCTTGTCGGACCCGGGGGTAATCATGCCCGTCATCCTGCGGTCGCATCGAAGGTGGTCCCGGCGGGCGACGCGGTTTTCCGGCCAGCGGACATACGCTTGATTCCGTGCGCCGGCTCAGTCTCTGGTTACGGAAACACCCGATGGTCGGGGACAGCTGCATAGCGTTGTTGCTGCTCCTGTTCGACCTGCTGCTGTTCGTGGTGTCGGCCAGCGAGGAGACCGGACTGGCGACGCATCCCTGGTTCGTCACCGTGCCGCTGGACTTCCTGGTCGTGCTGCCGGTGGTGTTCCGGCGCAAGCACCCGGTGTGGGCTGGCTACGCGGCGCTGCTGATCGGCACCGTGCACGGCGGGCTGCAGCTCGGCGTGGCCGGGTTCTTCGCCGGGATGATCGCGATCTACACCCTGGTCGTCTACGCCGGGCGGCGCCACGGCGCGCTGTACCTGCTGATCAGCCTGTCGGCCACCGTGGTCCAGCTGCTCGTGCAGACCAGCGACGAGCTGACCCTCAATCTCATCCTGGTCGTGCTCGCCTACGCGTTCTGCTGGCTGCTCGGCGAGTTCGTCGGGGCACGGCGTGCGTACCACGCGGAAGTGGAGGCCAGGTTGCACCTACTGGAGACCGAACGAGACCAGGCCACCCGGATCGCGGTGGCCAACGAACGCGGCCGGATCGCGCGCGAACTGCACGACGTGGTCGCGCACGCGGTCAGCGTGATCGTGGTGCAGGCCGACGGCGCCTCCTACGCCATCCGGTCCAATCCGGACCTGGCCGAGCGCGCCGTGCAGACCATCTCCGAGACCGGCCGCGGCGCGCTGGCCGAGCTGCGGCGACTGCTGGACGTGCTGCGCAACGAGGACGCCGAGAACGAGCCGCGGGTGCCGCAGCCCAACGCCAGCTCGCTGACCGAGCTGGCCCAGCGGGTCGGCGCCGCCGGGGTGCCGGTCGAGGTGGAGGTCGACGAGAACTTCGACGACCTGCCCGCCGGGGTGTCCCTCGGGGTCTACCGGATCGTGCAGGAGTCGCTGACGAACACGCTCAAGCACGGCGGTCCCGGCGCGAAAGCGGTGGTCAAGGTGCACCGTGAGGCCGACGGCGTGCGGATCGAGGTGGCCGACAACGGCAACGGCGTGCGACCGGTGCCGGTACCGGCCCGCGGCACAGCCGGAGCCGCGACTCCGGTGGCGACCGTCCAGCTGCCCGGCGGCAACGGGCTGATCGGCATGCGCGAACGGGCCAACGTGCTCGGTGGCAAGCTGGAGGTCGGCCCACGGCCGGGTGGTGGCTGGCGGGTACACGCCACGCTGCCGGTTAGGTTGGACCCGTGATCAGGGTGGTGCTGGTCGACGACCAGGAGTTGATGCGCGTCGGGTTCCGCATGGTGCTCGGCGCCCAGCCCGACATCGACGTGGTCGGCGAGGCGGGCAACGGCGAGGAGGCCGCGCGGCTGGCCGCGGAACTGCGGCCCGACGTGGTGCTGATGGACGTCCGCATGCCGGTGCTCGACGGCGTCGAGGCGACCAAACTGATCGTCGACGCGGGTACCGCGCGCGTGCTCGTGATGACCACCTTCGACCTGGACGAGTACGTCTACGCCGCGTTGCGCGGCGGGGCCAGCGGATTCCTGCTCAAGGACACCCCGCCCGACCACCTGGTCTCCGCGCTGCGTTCGGTGGCCAGCGGCGAGGCGGTGGTCTCACCGTCGGTGACGCGCCGGTTGCTGGACCGGTTCGTCGGTTCGGGGGACGCCCCGCTGCGGGACGCCTCGGTGCTGAACGTGCTCACTGAGCGGGAGCGCGAGGTTTTGGTGCTGATCGCCAAGGGAATGTCCAACACCGAGATCGCCGAAGCGCTTTTCCTGTCCGAGGCGACGGTGAAAACGCACGTCGGGCGCATTCTCGCGAAACTGGATCTTCGCGACCGGGTGCAGGCGGTGGTGCTCGCGTACGAGACCGGCCTTACCCGTCCGGGTGTTTCTTAGCGAATTCAGGGTCCCCCTCAGGGGGATCACCGATCGCCTACGACCTGGAGTCAGGCCAAGCTACGACTGCAGTCGGGTGGGAAGTTCGGTCCCGGGGATGACGCGCGAAGGCGCGGCGCCGGGAAACGATGGGTCCTGTCCGGCGATCCGCTGCCGAGGAGGAGACATGATCGAGGCAGAAGGCCTCACCAAGAGGTACGGGAAGACGCTCGCCGTCGACCAGTTGTCGTTCAGCGTCGCCGCCGGGCGGGTGACCGGCTTCCTCGGCCCGAACGGTGCCGGGAAGTCCACCACCATGCGGATGATGCTGGGCCTGGACAATCCGACCGCCGGCCGCGTCACCATCGGGGGCAAGCGCTACCACGAACTGAAGAATCCACTGAGGACGGTCGGCGCGCTGCTGGACGCCAAGTGGGTGCACCCGAACCGCTCCGCCCGCGCACACCTGGCGTGGATGGCGAAGTCGAACAGGATCGCCGCGAGCCGGGTGGACGAGGTGCTCGACATCGTCGGCCTGACCTCGGTGGCGGGCAAGCGCGCCGGCGGTTTCTCGCTCGGCATGTCGCAGCGGCTCGGCATCGCCGCGGCCCTGCTCGGCGACCCCGAGGTGCTGCTGTTCGACGAGCCGGTCAACGGCCTGGACCCGGAGGGCATTCTCTGGATCCGCAAGTTCATGCACCGCCTGGCCGACGAGGGCCGCACGGTTTTTGTCTCCAGCCACCTGCTGTCCGAAATGGCGCTGACCGCCAGCGAACTGGTGGTGATCGGCAAGGGACAGCTGATCTCGCAGAGTTCCACGAAGGACTTCGTTTCGCGGGCCTCGGAGAACACGGTGAAGGTGCGCAGCCCGCAGCTGGGGCAGCTGGGGCAGTTGCTGGTCAACGCCAGCGCGCAGGTGACCGAGGACGACGGCGCGCTCATCGTGTCCGATTTGGACAGCGCGAAGATCGGCGAGATCGCCGCCCAGCACAATCTGGTGCTGCACGAGCTGAGCCCGCTGCAGGGCTCGCTGGAGCAGGCGTTCATGCAGATCACCGGGGATTCCGTGGAATACCACACCGGACTGGAAACCGAGGCGGCGCAGGTCCTCGCGCCCACCGGTCAGTGACTTTTTCGAGGATTCGGGGATAGCCATGACTCTGCTCGCAGTCGAGCGCATCAAACTGTTCACCACGCGTTCACCGTGGTGGTGCGCGCTGATCACGCTGGCCGTCACCATCGGGTTCGCCGCGCTGATCACCGGGACCGCCGAGAACATCGAATTCGTCACGGTGGGCAGCGCCGAGTTCGGGTACTCCTTCGGCCTCGCCGTGGTGATGGTGCTGGCCGCGCTGGCGGTCACCACCGAGTACCGCTTCGGCACCATCCGCACCACCTTCCAGGCGGTGCCGCACCGCGGTTCCGCGCTGCTGGCGAAGACCGTGGTGGTCGCGCTGCTGGCGCTGGTGATCGGGGAGATCGCCGGATTCGGCTCGTGGGGCATCGCGAACCTGCTGCAGCCCGAGGCCGACCTGGCGCTGAACACCTCCGCCGAGTGGATCAACGTGGCCGGCATCGGCCCGGTGTTCGCGCTGGCCGCGGTGGTCGCGGTGGCCGTCGGCATCCTGATCCGGCACAGCGCCGGGGCGATCTCGCTGCTGCTGATCTACAACCTGGCGGTGGAAGGCCTGGTCCCGCTGATCCCGTCGGTCGGCGACGACATCCACAAGTGGATGCCGTTCAACGTGGCGCACAAGTTCGTCACCGGCGACGGTTCGGCGAACGGCGCGCTGGGCGCCGAGGCCGGTCCGCCGCTGTCCAGCTCGACGCTGAGCCCGGGGTGGGCACTGGCCTACTTCGCCGGGTTCGCGGTGATCATGCTCGCCATCGCCATCGCCACGGCGAAGAAGCGGGACGCGTAAAGACCTCTACAGGGGAATCCGGCAGCGGCACGGGGGTGCGCGGACCGGATCGGGGGAAGGGACCCGGGTCGCCGTTCGGGGGGCGACTCGGGTCCTTTCGTCGGTACCGGACGGTGGATTCTTGCGCGAAATGGTGAATCATTGCGCGGACCGCCCCGCGGCAAAAGATCACCGGAAGCCGCGATAAACGGGTAGTAACGAATTACAAGATCTAAGCGACATACTGAGCACGCTCTACTGCACGCGGCCGGGTTAAGACCGTGTAAATACGCTGTGGGTTGCCTCACAGAATGCGGACACCTGGCCGTTGACCAGGCATTTTCGATAGTGAACCCGTCACGGAACTCTACGGAGGTGACCCTTGACGGTGATGGAAACCGATCGAGGAGTCGAAGGCAACATCCCCGCCCAGCGACCGGCCTCCCGGCAGCCCCGGCTCGAGCCGATGGTGGGCCTCGAATGGTCGCAGGCGATCGAATTGCCCCGCATCGTGGCGGGGGCAGGCAAACCGTCCGACATCCGGCGTGCGTGGGTGCACCGCGCTCCGGAGGACCAGGTCCTCGCGCTGTACCGCGCCACCGCGGCCGGTGGGGACGTGGTTCCCGCGCCGTGGTGGCTGCGCGCGGTGGTGGCGGGCGAGCTGGACTCGCGCGAGAGCGGCTTCCGCGTGGAGGACCGCATCGGCCAGCTGCTCGGCCGTCGTCCCGGCTGGGAGTACGTGCCGTGGGCGGCCGACGGCGAGTCGGGCTACTGGGAGTTCATGCCGTCGGAGCGCGGTGCCGCCGGGCACCGGATTCCGACGACCGTGCTGAACACCGCCCGGCACACCGGCTGGATCGACGTGCTGCCCGCGCACAGCGGCCCCACGCCGAACCCGATCGCGGTGTCCGGACTGGCCGGCCTGCGGGCCCGGCTGGGGGAGTTCGAAGCGGTCCGCTAGCAGGCCGTTAGGTTTGCCGGGTGGAAAGTGAACACCAGCCGCGGCTGCGCAGCGTGGTCAGTTACGTGCAGCGCGGCGGGCGGATGACCGTCGGGCAGCAGCGCGCGTGGGAAGAGTACTGGCCCTCCCTCGGCCGCAAGGTGGCCGAATTGCCCGAGGGCCCGATCGACTTCGACGCGTGGTTCGGCCGCGAAGCGCCGGTACTGCTGGAGATCGGCTCCGGCATGGGTGAGACCACCTCACAGCTGGCTGCCGCCGCCCCGGAGCTGAACTACGTCGCCGTCGAGGTCTACGAACCGGGCCTCGGCCAGCTGATGCTGCGGGCCGAAAAGCTCGGCGTGGAGAACCTGCGCCTGATCAACGGCGACGCGGTCGTGCTGCTGACCAAGCACGTCCCGGCGGACTCGCTGCACGGCGTGCGCATCTTCTTCCCCGACCCGTGGCCGAAGAAGCGCCACCACAAGCGGCGCCTGGTCCAGCCGGAGTTCGTCGCGCTGGTGGCTTCGCGGCTCGCGCCGGGCGGCACGCTGCACTTGGCGACCGACTGGGAGAACTACGCCGAGCAGATGCTCGAGGTCTGCTCGGCGGAGCCGTCGCTGGTGAACCGGTACGACGGCTGGGCACCCCGGCCCGACTGGCGCCCGGTGACCAAGTTCGAGAAGCGCGCCGTCGAAGAGAACCGGATCAGCCACGACCTGATCTTCGAACGACGCTGACCGCGCCCCAGCCCTTATGGCCGGGACGCGGTCAGCGCCTTCCCCTCACTCGTCGGCGAGGGGTTCGGCACGCACCCGGTTCAGGGCCGGGGTGCACACCGAAGCGGCCAGCACGGCGACCAGCGCGCCCAGCGCCACCGGCGCCAGGATCCACGGGCTGAACACCACCGGACCCTCGTCGACCAGGCTGAACAGGCCGAGCCCGACGATCGCGCCGACAACGCCCGCCCCGATCGTGGCCACCAGCGCGGGCAGCGCCGCCTCGGTCCGCAGCGCCCGTGCCAGCGTGCGCACCGGGGTCCCGGCCGCGATCAGCGCGCCGAAGGTGCGCCGCCGGTCCATCACCGAGCCCGCGGTGGCGATCGCCGCGCTGCACCCGGCGAGCACGCCGGCCGCGACCAGCCCGATCACCGTGACGCGGCGCAGGTCGGCCAGTTCGATCTGCTGGTTGCCCAGGATCAGCTCACGGCTGTTGATCTGCTCCCCGGCGGCCGCGTTGACCAGTGCCGTCCGCACCACCTCGCGGGTTTCCGGCGTGGTCGGCGCGGCGAGCGTGTAGTACTGCGCGTGGACTCCGGCCGGGACTGCCGACGGGTCCATGAACACCGAGGTGAAGCGGTCGTCCTCGCGGGAGGGCACCGCCCGTGACACCGTGCCCTCCGGCAGCGGCTTTCCCGCGCCTTCCCCGCCGGACACCTGCAACCCGGCCAGGTCCATCGGCGTGGACGAGTAGATGGCGGGCTTGCCGTCGCAGGTACCGGGATCGAACCGGAGCAGGCTGCGGGCGCTCTCGCAGTCCATCACCAGCGCGTACCGGCCGCTGTCCGGCGAGGTCCCCAGCGAGACCTGCGGAATGGTGGTGACCCGCTCCGGCACGCCGTAGCGCGTCAGCTCGGCGTTCGCCTTGTCCGCGATCTGCTGCACGTCCGCCGCGTCGGAATCCAGGTAGAGCACCGAATCGTGGAAGGAGCGACCACCGCCGGCGAGCGATTCGAGGCTGGGCAGCAGGGTCAGCGCCATCGAACCGGCGAACACCGCCAGCACCACACCCGCCGACGCCCGGTAGGCGCCCTTCGGATCGTCGCGCAGCCGCCGCCCGGCGAGCAGGCCCGCCGGCTTCCGCCACACCCTGACAAAAATGCCACCGACCGCCGAAGTCACCCACGGCCCGATCACCGCCGCCGAAGCGACCAGCACGAACAACCCGCCGAGCACGATCAGCACGCCGCCGTTGTCCTTGGCGGTGGAGATCGCGAAGAAGAAGAACAGACCGGCCGCGGGCAGCGCGAGCAGACGCCACCAGTGCAGCGGCTTCTTCGCCTGCCCGCCGGTGGCACCGAGCGGGGTGGTCACCACCCGCCGCATCCCGGCGACCGCGGCGAGCAGCACCAGCGCGGGCAACGCCACCGTGATGCCGATGCTCAGCGGAAGCGGCAACGCGAAGTCGTCGGCCTGCCAGGTGCCGCCCGCCCACGGCACCACCGTGGCCAGCATGTTCACCAGCGGACTCACCGCCAGCCCGAGCACCGCACCGGCCACCGAGGCGAGCGCGGTTTCGGCGGCGACCATGCCGATCACCTGCCTCGGCGTGGCACCGGCGAGCCGGAGCGCGGCCAGCCGCTGCTCACGACGGGCGGCGGTCAGCCGGGCCGACGACGCGACCAGCACCAGGCTCGGCACCAGCAGCACCACCACGCCGACGCCGGAGAGCAGTTGCAACAGCGGATCGGGTTGCGCGCCGGTCAACGGGAAGCCCTGGACCGGCATCGCGTTCCCCGGCATGTCCTCCGGTGCGTGCCCGACCAGTGCGACCAGCTGCTCCGGGAAGGCCAGCGCCTCCTCGCCGAGCAACGCCCGCTGACCGGTGCCGAAGCGGTCGGACAGCTGCGAGGCCATCCGCGAATCCATCAGCTGGGCCAGCTCCGGCGAAACGAGTGCCTCGCCGGGGCCCGGCAGCCGGTCGATGCCCGGCGGCAGCTTGTCCACTTGGGACAGCTGCGCCACGTCGACGCGGGTGATCTCCTTGCCGTCGAAGTAGTCCTGGGAGACCGCCTTCGCCATGGTGGCCACGCCGTCGGACTGCTCGCCGAAGACCTGCTCCTGCCACAACGCGCGCTCGGCCCGCGCCTGGGTGCCGAACGGCAGCCCGATCAGCAGCAGCACCAGCGCGGTCGCCACGGCCACCCCGACGCCGGTGAGGATCGCCGAGACCCGCGTCCGCCGGTCGCCGCGCAGCACGCGCACGGCCATCTGGAACGGGTTCATGCCGCGACCCGCACATCGATCCGGCCGTCGCGGATGGCCACCGTGCGCGGCATCGACTCGGCCAGCTCGCGGTCGTGCGTCACCACGATCACCGCTGCCCCGGTCTCCTGCGCGGTGGCCAGCAGCGCGCTCATCGTGTCGCGGCCGGTCCGGGTGTCCAGCGCGCCGGTCGGCTCGTCGGCGAAGATCACCTTCGGCCGGTGCGCGAGTGCGCGGGCGATCGCCACGCGCTGCGCCTCACCACCGGACAGCTCACCCGGACGACGCTGCTCCTTGCCCGCCAGGCCGAGCCGGGCCAGCCAGCCGCGGGCGGCGGTCAGCGCCTCCTTGCGACCGGTACCGGCGAGCAGCTGGGGCAGGGCCGCGTTCTCCTCGGCGGTCAGCTCGGCGACCAGCATGCCCGACTGGAACACGAAGCCAAACTCGGTGCGCCGCAGCTCGCTGCGCTTGGTCTCGCTGAGCTGGTCCACCCGCTGCCCGCCGAGAAAGATCGCGCCGTCGTCAGCCTTGAGAATGCCGGCCAGCACGTGCAGCAGTGAGGTCTTGCCGGAGCCGGACGGCCCGACGATGGCGATCGCCTCCCCGGCGTGGACGTCGATGTCCACACCGGCCAGCGCGTACTGGGCGCCGTAGCGCTTCACCAGCCCCCTGCCGGACAGCACGGGCGCGCCGTCGTTCGTCCACTGTGGATTCTGCACCGGATTTCTCCCTGTGGTTTCTCGGATCTTGCCGTTGCCGAGAAGACTCGCCCAGCCGGTGGGCACCGGGCTTCGGGCAGACGGCCACAGCCCGGCGGGAAAACCTCGGCCGATCGGCCGAGGGGGAGATGGCCAGGCGGCCAAGGTGCGCGCCACGCGCGATCCTCTACCGTCGCTTCCGTGCCCACCCTCGACCAGCTCGCCGTCCGGCTCACCGGCTACCTGCGGTGGCTC
The genomic region above belongs to Amycolatopsis sp. YIM 10 and contains:
- the grpE gene encoding nucleotide exchange factor GrpE; this encodes MSLWSRKNDRIDVGDTADEPTSKIAATSLAEIIESVDGTTAPATASEPDVEPVGVIVPGGDVDQASVERQTLIQLCLYALDRARSGGVVERLEQGLAEVGVRALRPDGERFDPAVHEAGGAVPTEDPALDGVVAETEVVGFADRDRLLRAPIVTVYTRK
- a CDS encoding TetR/AcrR family transcriptional regulator; protein product: MTAIDGAPGAGLLWEPRAPGARGPKPVLSVDRIVAVATGIADAEGLAAVSMQRIADELGFTKMSLYRHVPGKADLVAVMTDRAFGEPVDLADGDWRTQLGEWCLLMYAVLERHPWLLDSSLCPRVWGPFELGWVERALAALEGTGLTGAERLDAVATLTGHLRAIAEQARNSATPEADFSRTLGALMAEHGERFPAMAAAVAEAADGGQDNALAFGLERILDGLAVLIGERRGP
- a CDS encoding FAD-dependent monooxygenase, with the protein product MSGKNVLISGASVAGPALAYWLGHYGFRPTVVEVAPAPREGGYAVDFRGEVHLSVLERMGVLEQIRAQQTGGIPIRFVDERDRVRLELPIEFAGGAVEIRRSDLSTILREHSANTTEYVFGDSISELTDTGSDTGGVHVVFESGTERTFDLVIGADGLHSNVRKLAFGPEERFVSHLGYYVAGWEMPAPSWLGTAAVGLNRPGKYASAAIDHLNPAMAGAYVLFESPELEYHRRDADQQKRLIAEHLAGMGWRVPEILDTLPAAEQLYFDSISRVDVPNWSTGRIGLIGDAACGATLGGMGTGTAIVAAYVLAGELARADHRTAFTRYENLLRDFATECQKGGDRTGRFLAPGSAFAIWLRNKALSNKLLLKLMLKAGEDLSSNVSLPDYRYESAAR
- a CDS encoding dynamin family protein; its protein translation is MTAPAEQGGRLAGPLSTSVGNLCHRLQSQVSARTAAGFAEVMRRLGAPLQVAVAGRIKSGKSTLVNALIGRRVAPTDVGECTRLVTRFQYGTVDRVEVVFTDGRKQVLPFAPDGSIPAELGVNIDEVSHLEAYLTNAVLQGMTVIDTPGLGSLDAASVSRTEELLGAAKHRKDGDEETGSDELDDTSRNAVAGAEAVLYVVTQGVRADDQQALAAFTAATASREAGPVNAIAVLNKADTIAPESVDGAGDDVWKAATMLAEKQAATLKPRVADVLPVIGLLAESAESGAFTSADADALRQLSEVDDASLETMLISADIFTTWECDVPSGIRLRLLEKLDLYGIRCAIDAIRAEPELTAGALRRKLLDASGLAAVRARLAMVFAARADGIKAAAALASVTALAHASGDPAERQRVHDAIEVLLAKPEAHQLRLLEALTLVASGAVDMPEDLSEEVLRVGSNADIGAQLGMPGRPRPELAAYALERAGWWRSFASFGATPAQSRVAHVVHRAYFLIWQQIRTDNPAG
- a CDS encoding sensor histidine kinase, which codes for MVGDSCIALLLLLFDLLLFVVSASEETGLATHPWFVTVPLDFLVVLPVVFRRKHPVWAGYAALLIGTVHGGLQLGVAGFFAGMIAIYTLVVYAGRRHGALYLLISLSATVVQLLVQTSDELTLNLILVVLAYAFCWLLGEFVGARRAYHAEVEARLHLLETERDQATRIAVANERGRIARELHDVVAHAVSVIVVQADGASYAIRSNPDLAERAVQTISETGRGALAELRRLLDVLRNEDAENEPRVPQPNASSLTELAQRVGAAGVPVEVEVDENFDDLPAGVSLGVYRIVQESLTNTLKHGGPGAKAVVKVHREADGVRIEVADNGNGVRPVPVPARGTAGAATPVATVQLPGGNGLIGMRERANVLGGKLEVGPRPGGGWRVHATLPVRLDP
- a CDS encoding response regulator transcription factor, which translates into the protein MIRVVLVDDQELMRVGFRMVLGAQPDIDVVGEAGNGEEAARLAAELRPDVVLMDVRMPVLDGVEATKLIVDAGTARVLVMTTFDLDEYVYAALRGGASGFLLKDTPPDHLVSALRSVASGEAVVSPSVTRRLLDRFVGSGDAPLRDASVLNVLTEREREVLVLIAKGMSNTEIAEALFLSEATVKTHVGRILAKLDLRDRVQAVVLAYETGLTRPGVS
- a CDS encoding ABC transporter ATP-binding protein, with protein sequence MIEAEGLTKRYGKTLAVDQLSFSVAAGRVTGFLGPNGAGKSTTMRMMLGLDNPTAGRVTIGGKRYHELKNPLRTVGALLDAKWVHPNRSARAHLAWMAKSNRIAASRVDEVLDIVGLTSVAGKRAGGFSLGMSQRLGIAAALLGDPEVLLFDEPVNGLDPEGILWIRKFMHRLADEGRTVFVSSHLLSEMALTASELVVIGKGQLISQSSTKDFVSRASENTVKVRSPQLGQLGQLLVNASAQVTEDDGALIVSDLDSAKIGEIAAQHNLVLHELSPLQGSLEQAFMQITGDSVEYHTGLETEAAQVLAPTGQ
- the trmB gene encoding tRNA (guanosine(46)-N7)-methyltransferase TrmB — translated: MESEHQPRLRSVVSYVQRGGRMTVGQQRAWEEYWPSLGRKVAELPEGPIDFDAWFGREAPVLLEIGSGMGETTSQLAAAAPELNYVAVEVYEPGLGQLMLRAEKLGVENLRLINGDAVVLLTKHVPADSLHGVRIFFPDPWPKKRHHKRRLVQPEFVALVASRLAPGGTLHLATDWENYAEQMLEVCSAEPSLVNRYDGWAPRPDWRPVTKFEKRAVEENRISHDLIFERR